Proteins encoded in a region of the Streptomyces akebiae genome:
- a CDS encoding NCS2 family permease, translating into MSPQGFSLDRYFRITERGSTLSREIRGGFATFFAMAYIIVLNPIILSSAKDMYGHQLDYGQLVTATAVTAAFTTLLMGVIGNVPIALAAGLGVNTVVALQLAPRMSWPDAMGMVVLAGFVVMLLVATGLRERVMNAVPLGLRKGISIGIGLFIMLIGLVDAGFVTRIPDIARTTVPLQLGADGHLNGWPVLVFALGALLTLALIVRKVPGAILISIVAMTLLAVVVEAVAKLPAGSWGLTTPKWPGNPVATPDFGLLGEVSLFGGFDKVGLVTGVLFVFTVLLSCFFDAMGTIMGVGDEAKLTDADGQMPGINKVLFVDGIAVAAGGASSSSATTCFVESTAGVGEGARTGFANVVTGGLFAVALFLTPVATMVPSQAATPALLAVGFLILANSVREIDWADYTIAIPAFVTMVMMPFTYSITNGIGMGFITFVVLRLAAGRGRDVPVAMYAVSAVFLFYYLMPALGLT; encoded by the coding sequence ATGTCCCCGCAGGGTTTCTCCCTCGACCGCTACTTCAGGATCACGGAGCGCGGCAGCACACTGTCGCGTGAGATCCGGGGCGGGTTCGCCACCTTCTTCGCGATGGCGTACATCATCGTGCTCAACCCGATCATCCTGAGCAGCGCGAAGGACATGTACGGGCACCAGCTGGACTACGGCCAGCTGGTCACCGCCACCGCGGTCACCGCCGCCTTCACCACCCTCCTCATGGGCGTCATCGGCAACGTGCCCATCGCGCTGGCGGCGGGGCTCGGCGTGAACACGGTCGTCGCCCTCCAGCTCGCGCCGCGCATGTCGTGGCCGGACGCGATGGGCATGGTGGTGCTGGCCGGTTTCGTCGTGATGCTGCTGGTGGCGACGGGCCTGCGGGAGCGCGTCATGAACGCGGTGCCGCTGGGCCTGCGCAAGGGCATCTCCATCGGTATCGGCCTGTTCATCATGCTGATCGGGCTGGTCGACGCCGGCTTCGTCACCCGGATCCCGGACATCGCCAGGACGACCGTGCCGCTCCAGCTCGGCGCTGACGGGCATCTCAACGGGTGGCCGGTGCTCGTCTTCGCCCTCGGCGCGCTGCTGACGCTCGCGCTGATCGTGCGCAAGGTGCCGGGCGCGATCCTCATCTCGATCGTCGCGATGACGCTGCTCGCGGTGGTCGTCGAGGCCGTCGCGAAGCTTCCTGCCGGTTCCTGGGGCCTGACCACCCCGAAGTGGCCCGGCAACCCGGTCGCGACCCCCGACTTCGGGCTGCTCGGCGAGGTCAGTCTCTTCGGCGGCTTCGACAAGGTCGGCCTGGTGACGGGCGTCCTCTTCGTCTTCACGGTCCTGCTGTCGTGCTTCTTCGACGCGATGGGCACGATCATGGGCGTCGGCGATGAGGCCAAGCTGACCGACGCGGACGGTCAGATGCCGGGCATCAACAAGGTGCTCTTCGTCGACGGCATCGCCGTCGCGGCCGGTGGTGCCAGCTCCTCGTCCGCCACGACCTGCTTCGTGGAGTCGACGGCGGGTGTGGGCGAGGGGGCGCGTACCGGCTTCGCGAACGTGGTCACCGGTGGCCTGTTCGCCGTCGCGCTGTTCCTCACTCCGGTCGCCACCATGGTCCCCTCCCAGGCGGCCACTCCGGCACTGCTCGCGGTCGGGTTCCTGATCCTCGCGAACTCCGTCCGCGAGATCGACTGGGCCGACTACACGATCGCGATCCCGGCCTTCGTGACGATGGTGATGATGCCGTTCACCTACTCGATCACCAACGGCATCGGCATGGGCTTCATCACCTTCGTCGTGCTGCGCCTGGCCGCGGGGCGCGGTCGCGACGTTCCGGTCGCGATGTACGCGGTGTCGGCGGTCTTCCTCTTCTACTACCTGATGCCGGCGCTGGGCCTGACGTGA
- a CDS encoding calcium-binding protein gives MHKRATLGVVVTGALALTALAAPAAQADEKYGNIKVTSVSVNGGKAVVVGAKAKKTITLKFTVTDNSGHRMATAYLYRGANIDTADSAASPSKDPITCKKVTSTKSNCTASFTFTPNYNAINSVAGTWKTWAIAQAKDYDYVQKDNLKSFKVLRAAQLAGANASPEPVAKGATITVTSKLTRANWNTGVNGALGGQPVQLQFKKAGATAYKTVKTVNSASTGAVSSTVKASVDGTYRYVFAGTSTTAGATATGDTIDVK, from the coding sequence TTGCACAAGCGTGCGACTTTGGGTGTCGTCGTCACCGGCGCCCTGGCTCTGACCGCCCTTGCTGCTCCGGCCGCGCAGGCCGACGAGAAGTACGGCAACATCAAGGTCACCAGTGTTTCCGTCAACGGCGGCAAGGCCGTCGTCGTCGGCGCGAAGGCCAAGAAGACCATCACGCTCAAGTTCACTGTCACGGACAACTCCGGCCACCGCATGGCCACGGCGTACCTGTACCGCGGTGCGAACATCGACACCGCCGACAGCGCTGCCTCGCCGAGCAAGGACCCGATCACCTGCAAGAAGGTGACGTCGACCAAGTCCAACTGCACGGCGAGCTTCACCTTCACGCCGAACTACAACGCCATCAACTCCGTCGCGGGCACGTGGAAGACCTGGGCGATCGCCCAGGCCAAGGACTACGACTACGTCCAGAAGGACAACCTGAAGTCGTTCAAGGTCCTGCGCGCCGCCCAGCTCGCGGGTGCCAACGCCTCGCCGGAGCCGGTCGCCAAGGGTGCGACGATCACCGTCACCAGCAAGCTGACCCGCGCCAACTGGAACACCGGGGTGAACGGCGCGCTCGGCGGCCAGCCGGTGCAGCTGCAGTTCAAGAAGGCGGGCGCGACCGCCTACAAGACGGTCAAGACCGTCAACTCCGCCTCCACGGGCGCTGTGTCCAGCACCGTCAAGGCGAGCGTCGACGGCACGTACCGCTACGTCTTCGCGGGCACCTCGACCACGGCGGGCGCGACTGCCACGGGCGACACCATCGACGTGAAGTAA
- a CDS encoding ribbon-helix-helix protein, CopG family yields the protein MGTTVLSLRIDEELLERLRTHAAKRGMSVQDYVIGTLIRDDFDERFQTAVDETEKFYGVT from the coding sequence ATGGGGACCACTGTGCTCAGCCTGCGGATAGACGAGGAGCTGCTCGAACGGCTCCGGACCCACGCGGCGAAAAGGGGAATGAGCGTCCAGGACTACGTGATCGGGACGCTCATTCGGGACGACTTCGACGAGCGGTTCCAGACCGCCGTCGACGAGACGGAGAAGTTCTACGGGGTGACCTGA
- a CDS encoding sacsin N-terminal ATP-binding-like domain-containing protein encodes MSKFVRPAAEGADPFGTARLRRGVLDAWATSPARFREDANAEEDLVLGGYRDRLVVELAQNAADAAARAKVPGRLRLTLRDGVLVAANTGAPLDAGGVESLSTLRASAKRDTQGGGHEGAVGRFGVGFAAVLAVTDEPAVVGRHGGIRFSLAEARLLAADTARHSPGLGDEIRRRDGHVPLLRLPFAAEGTAPDSYDTVVILPLRDTAAADLAERLLHAVDDALLLALPGLDEVVIEVGADEVRTMRRRVEGAYVVVEDSRDGVTRWRTVAEHGAIEAALLADRPVEERLRPHWSVTWAVPTGPDGAPVRPRTSPVVHAPTPSDEALGVPALLIASFPLDTTRRHAAPGPLTDFLVQRAADAYAALLAAWEPVGEGIIDLVPGPLGKGELDGALRQAILERLPRTAFLPRAVTPEPDDELDELSAALRPRDAEVVEGAGAETVRVLADVLPSLLPAGLERRAELRTLGVARLPLGDAIDRLAGLEKAPDWWRRLYDSLAGVDPDRLFGLPVPLADGRTAIGPRQILLPTPDGPQTARPDTLARLGLKVAHPDAAHPLLEKLGALPATPRAVLTTPQVRAAVAASLDDDGGVWDEEDGRPDAEELADLVLALVRDAALDPGDEPWLGALALTDEDGELAPAGELVLPGSPFARVMREDELALVDAELADRWGEQPLAACGVLANFALVRATDVVLDPDELEPRDGDFAEPDDAGLLDAVDVWSEDILDRFPDSPVPPVATEIVAVRDLDLVDEDRWPEALALLARPPLRDALVQPVRILLPDGTHEIVRPYTAWWLRGHPVLDGRRPAGLLAAGGDPLLRGLYDEADATGFDDEQVLRALGVRTSVAALLDEPGGAAELLDRLADPGLPVSATQLHGLYGALADLDPEQVTLPDELRAVLDGEVTVVDAADAVVVDSPDLLPFTSGVPLLPVRPSRAAELAELFQVRRLSESVTGDVDSEGTEHDVPESVRVLLGPATPSSYVEHEELVVDGVELDWRRTRDGVLHAATLEGVAAGLAWAAGQWPRRFEVAALLEDPSRTEELARDRWFD; translated from the coding sequence CCTCGTCGTGGAACTGGCGCAGAACGCCGCCGACGCCGCCGCCCGGGCCAAGGTGCCGGGACGGCTGAGGCTGACCCTCCGGGACGGTGTCCTCGTCGCGGCCAACACGGGCGCCCCGCTGGACGCGGGAGGCGTGGAGTCGCTGTCCACGCTCCGCGCGTCCGCGAAGCGGGACACCCAGGGCGGCGGCCACGAGGGCGCGGTCGGCCGGTTCGGTGTCGGGTTCGCCGCCGTGCTCGCCGTCACCGACGAGCCCGCCGTCGTCGGGCGACACGGCGGTATCCGCTTCTCGCTCGCCGAGGCCCGGCTGCTCGCCGCCGACACCGCCCGGCACAGCCCGGGACTGGGCGACGAGATCCGCCGCCGTGACGGTCATGTGCCGCTGCTGCGGCTGCCGTTCGCGGCCGAGGGGACCGCTCCGGACTCGTACGACACCGTCGTCATCCTGCCGCTGCGCGACACCGCCGCCGCCGATCTCGCCGAGCGTCTGCTGCACGCGGTCGACGACGCGCTGCTGCTGGCCCTGCCCGGCCTCGACGAGGTCGTCATCGAGGTCGGCGCCGACGAGGTACGGACGATGCGACGGCGCGTGGAGGGGGCGTACGTCGTCGTGGAGGACTCGCGGGACGGGGTGACGCGCTGGCGTACCGTCGCCGAGCACGGGGCGATCGAGGCCGCGCTGCTCGCCGACCGGCCCGTCGAGGAGCGGCTGCGGCCGCACTGGTCCGTCACCTGGGCGGTGCCGACCGGGCCCGACGGGGCGCCGGTCCGGCCGCGCACCAGCCCCGTCGTGCACGCGCCGACGCCCAGCGACGAGGCCCTCGGGGTCCCCGCACTGCTCATCGCCTCCTTCCCGCTGGACACGACGCGGCGGCACGCGGCGCCCGGACCGCTCACCGACTTCCTCGTGCAGCGCGCGGCCGACGCGTACGCCGCGCTCCTCGCGGCCTGGGAGCCGGTCGGCGAGGGCATCATCGACCTCGTGCCCGGCCCGCTGGGCAAGGGCGAGCTGGACGGGGCGCTGCGGCAGGCGATCCTGGAGCGGCTGCCGCGGACCGCGTTCCTGCCGCGTGCCGTGACGCCCGAACCCGACGACGAGCTGGACGAGTTGTCCGCCGCGCTGCGTCCGCGTGACGCCGAGGTCGTCGAGGGGGCCGGCGCCGAGACCGTGCGGGTGCTCGCGGACGTCCTGCCCAGCCTGTTGCCCGCCGGGCTCGAACGGCGCGCGGAACTGCGGACGTTGGGCGTCGCACGCCTGCCGCTGGGGGACGCGATCGACCGGCTCGCGGGGCTGGAGAAGGCCCCCGACTGGTGGCGGCGCCTCTACGACAGCCTCGCCGGGGTCGACCCGGACCGGCTGTTCGGCCTGCCCGTGCCGCTCGCGGACGGACGGACCGCCATCGGCCCCCGGCAGATCCTCCTGCCGACCCCCGACGGCCCGCAGACGGCCCGCCCCGACACCCTGGCCCGCCTCGGGCTGAAGGTGGCGCACCCGGACGCCGCGCATCCGCTCCTGGAGAAGCTGGGCGCGCTGCCCGCGACCCCGCGTGCCGTGCTCACCACCCCGCAGGTGCGGGCCGCCGTGGCCGCCTCACTGGACGACGACGGCGGTGTCTGGGACGAGGAGGACGGACGGCCGGACGCCGAGGAACTGGCCGATCTCGTCCTCGCCCTGGTCCGCGACGCGGCCCTCGACCCCGGGGACGAGCCCTGGCTCGGCGCCCTCGCCCTGACCGACGAGGACGGTGAACTGGCCCCCGCCGGTGAGCTCGTCCTCCCCGGCAGCCCGTTCGCCCGGGTCATGCGCGAGGACGAACTCGCCCTCGTCGACGCCGAACTGGCCGACCGCTGGGGCGAACAGCCCCTGGCCGCCTGTGGAGTGCTCGCCAATTTCGCCCTCGTACGCGCCACCGACGTCGTCCTCGACCCCGACGAACTGGAGCCGCGCGACGGGGACTTCGCCGAGCCCGACGACGCCGGTCTGCTGGACGCGGTGGACGTGTGGTCCGAGGACATCCTCGACCGGTTCCCGGACAGCCCGGTGCCGCCGGTCGCGACGGAGATCGTGGCCGTGCGCGACCTGGACCTCGTCGACGAGGACCGCTGGCCGGAGGCGCTCGCCCTGCTCGCCCGCCCGCCGCTGCGCGACGCGCTGGTCCAGCCGGTGCGCATCCTGCTCCCGGACGGTACGCACGAGATCGTCCGCCCCTACACGGCCTGGTGGCTGCGCGGCCACCCCGTCCTCGACGGCCGCCGCCCGGCGGGCCTGCTCGCGGCCGGCGGCGACCCGCTGCTGCGCGGCCTGTACGACGAGGCCGACGCCACCGGCTTCGACGACGAGCAGGTCCTGCGGGCGCTGGGCGTGCGCACCTCGGTGGCCGCGCTGCTGGACGAGCCGGGCGGCGCCGCCGAACTGCTGGACCGTCTGGCCGACCCCGGCCTCCCGGTGTCCGCCACGCAACTGCACGGCCTGTACGGCGCGTTGGCCGACCTCGACCCCGAACAGGTCACCCTGCCCGATGAGTTGCGCGCTGTGCTGGACGGCGAGGTGACCGTCGTGGACGCGGCCGACGCCGTGGTCGTCGACTCGCCCGACCTGCTTCCCTTCACCTCCGGTGTGCCGCTGCTCCCCGTACGGCCTTCGCGGGCCGCGGAGTTGGCCGAGCTGTTCCAGGTGCGGCGGCTCAGCGAGTCGGTGACCGGGGACGTCGACTCGGAGGGCACGGAGCACGACGTACCGGAGTCGGTGCGGGTCCTGCTCGGCCCGGCCACCCCGTCGTCGTACGTCGAGCACGAGGAACTCGTCGTCGACGGTGTCGAGTTGGACTGGCGCCGCACCCGGGACGGCGTGCTGCACGCCGCCACGCTGGAGGGCGTCGCGGCCGGGCTGGCCTGGGCGGCGGGGCAGTGGCCGCGTCGCTTCGAGGTGGCCGCGCTGCTCGAAGACCCGTCCAGGACAGAGGAGTTGGCGCGCGACCGCTGGTTCGACTGA
- a CDS encoding DUF2530 domain-containing protein has translation MAKWTPKHEAPEPLEGPIVPTIIGGTILWLVLFVVQLPFYGWYEDHGHTWWVWTCLAGGGLGFIGIYYVRRRDAAIKRDAARKATAEAEADETGETDGTDGTGGTGETEAGDVEARPATN, from the coding sequence ATGGCGAAGTGGACCCCCAAGCACGAGGCACCGGAGCCCCTGGAAGGGCCCATCGTGCCGACCATCATCGGCGGCACGATCCTGTGGCTCGTCCTCTTCGTCGTCCAGCTCCCCTTCTACGGCTGGTACGAGGACCACGGGCACACCTGGTGGGTGTGGACCTGCCTGGCGGGCGGCGGACTCGGCTTCATCGGCATCTACTACGTCCGCAGACGGGACGCGGCGATCAAACGCGACGCGGCACGGAAGGCCACGGCCGAGGCCGAAGCCGACGAGACCGGCGAGACCGACGGGACCGACGGGACCGGCGGGACCGGCGAGACCGAGGCCGGCGACGTGGAGGCACGGCCCGCCACCAATTGA
- a CDS encoding DUF5707 domain-containing protein — MRMRATVIAVSGALALSAFAVPAAQADDAPGALGASVTPFGALADEIVGDTVIKKVTVNGGKDIVVGTSKKKSVTLSVTATDPSGIEDGYAFLWKGNDIDSGDVVGAMVPDADNGTCTAVDATTSTCKVTVVADPKDNIYGNVLAGKWHVFAGALGKDGDYNIQEKHSKASVKRASALTVNASPEPVKKGKTITVSGKLTRANWDTLKYAGYTGQSVKLQFKKKGTSAYKDVKTVKSGSGGALKTTVKAAADGSFRFVFAGTSTTPAVTSAADAIDVK; from the coding sequence ATGCGTATGCGTGCCACTGTGATCGCCGTCTCGGGCGCCCTCGCCCTGTCCGCCTTCGCCGTTCCGGCCGCGCAGGCCGATGACGCGCCCGGTGCCCTCGGGGCGTCGGTCACGCCGTTCGGGGCCCTCGCGGACGAGATCGTCGGCGACACCGTCATCAAGAAGGTCACCGTCAACGGTGGCAAGGACATCGTGGTCGGCACCTCCAAGAAGAAGAGCGTCACCCTCTCGGTCACCGCGACCGACCCGTCGGGCATCGAGGACGGCTACGCGTTCCTGTGGAAGGGGAACGACATCGACTCCGGCGATGTCGTGGGCGCGATGGTCCCGGACGCGGACAACGGCACCTGCACCGCCGTCGACGCGACCACGTCCACCTGCAAGGTGACCGTCGTCGCCGACCCGAAGGACAACATCTACGGCAACGTGCTGGCCGGCAAGTGGCACGTCTTCGCCGGTGCCCTGGGCAAGGACGGCGACTACAACATCCAGGAGAAGCACTCCAAGGCCAGCGTCAAGCGCGCGTCCGCGCTGACCGTCAACGCCTCTCCCGAGCCGGTCAAGAAGGGCAAGACCATCACGGTCTCCGGCAAGCTGACCCGCGCCAACTGGGACACCCTCAAGTACGCGGGCTACACCGGCCAGTCCGTGAAGCTGCAGTTCAAGAAGAAGGGCACGTCCGCCTACAAGGACGTCAAGACGGTCAAGTCCGGCTCCGGCGGGGCGCTGAAGACCACCGTCAAGGCGGCCGCCGACGGTTCGTTCCGCTTCGTGTTCGCGGGCACCTCCACCACGCCGGCCGTGACCTCCGCGGCCGACGCGATCGACGTGAAGTAG
- a CDS encoding MFS transporter, translating to MFRSLRVRNYRLFFVGQVVSNIGTWMQRIAQDWLVLSLTGSSTAVGVTMALQFLPMLLFGLYGGVLVDRFPKRRLLFVTQTSMAVTGLALAALTLSDQVQVWHVYVAAFAVGMATVVDNPARQSFVSEMVGPDQLQNAVSLNSANFQSARLVGPAVAGVLITTVGTGWAFLYNGLSFVAPIIGLLLMRTRDLHPVRRAPRAKGQLREGLRYVAGRPELLWPIVLVGFIGTFGFNFPVWLSAYADDVFHADAGSYSLFNTLMAVGSVAGALLAARRGTARLRVLLGGALAFGLLEIVAALAPAYWIFALLMVPIGMFGLTVNVTANTAIQMNTDPAMRGRVMALYMMVFLGGTPLGAPVAGWVTDAYGARLGFVAGGVVATVATVVVTLFLVRAGGMRLSVAWRRGHPRVRFVPARRAAADHAEQAGEKPEEQTVSVTSAA from the coding sequence ATGTTCCGGTCGTTGAGGGTGCGGAACTACCGGCTGTTCTTCGTCGGGCAGGTCGTGTCGAACATCGGCACGTGGATGCAGCGCATCGCGCAGGACTGGCTGGTGCTGAGCCTGACGGGGTCGTCGACGGCCGTCGGTGTGACGATGGCGCTCCAGTTCCTTCCGATGCTGCTGTTCGGGCTGTACGGCGGCGTGCTCGTCGACCGGTTCCCCAAGCGGCGCCTGCTGTTCGTGACGCAGACGTCGATGGCGGTGACGGGGCTGGCGCTGGCCGCGCTGACGCTCTCGGACCAGGTGCAGGTGTGGCACGTGTACGTGGCCGCCTTCGCCGTCGGTATGGCCACGGTCGTCGACAACCCGGCCCGGCAGTCGTTCGTGTCCGAGATGGTCGGGCCGGACCAGCTGCAGAACGCCGTCAGCCTCAACTCGGCGAACTTCCAGTCGGCCCGTCTCGTCGGCCCCGCCGTCGCCGGAGTGCTGATCACCACCGTCGGCACGGGCTGGGCCTTCCTCTACAACGGCCTCTCCTTCGTCGCCCCCATCATCGGCCTGCTGCTGATGCGGACCCGCGACCTGCACCCCGTCCGCCGCGCCCCCCGCGCCAAGGGCCAGCTCCGCGAGGGCCTGCGCTATGTGGCCGGACGCCCCGAACTGCTGTGGCCCATCGTCCTCGTGGGCTTCATCGGCACCTTCGGCTTCAACTTCCCCGTCTGGCTCTCGGCCTACGCGGACGACGTGTTCCACGCGGACGCCGGCTCGTACAGCCTCTTCAACACGCTGATGGCGGTCGGCTCCGTCGCCGGCGCCCTGCTCGCGGCCCGCCGGGGCACCGCCAGGTTGCGCGTGCTGCTCGGTGGCGCGCTCGCCTTCGGGCTGCTGGAGATCGTGGCGGCGCTGGCCCCCGCGTACTGGATCTTCGCCCTGCTGATGGTCCCGATAGGGATGTTCGGCCTGACGGTGAACGTCACCGCCAACACGGCCATCCAGATGAACACCGACCCCGCGATGCGCGGCCGCGTCATGGCCCTCTACATGATGGTCTTCCTGGGCGGTACGCCGCTGGGCGCGCCGGTCGCCGGCTGGGTCACCGACGCGTACGGCGCCCGGCTCGGCTTCGTCGCCGGCGGTGTCGTCGCCACGGTCGCCACGGTCGTCGTCACTCTGTTCCTCGTCAGGGCCGGGGGGATGCGACTGTCGGTGGCGTGGCGGCGCGGGCACCCACGGGTCCGCTTCGTGCCCGCCCGGCGAGCCGCCGCGGACCACGCGGAGCAGGCTGGAGAAAAGCCCGAGGAGCAGACGGTGTCCGTGACGAGCGCGGCCTAG
- a CDS encoding MarR family winged helix-turn-helix transcriptional regulator, producing the protein MPDLNHGDDEAAVNALRSAVMRLSRRLKHQRVDESLSPTEMSVLGTLARCGTATPGELARKEHVQPPSMTRIVALLESKGLVKLEPHPEDRRQKVVTQTERAEAMLEESRRKRNAFLASLVEGLDEEEWAALRTAAPVLEKLAHL; encoded by the coding sequence ATGCCTGACCTGAACCATGGCGACGACGAGGCCGCTGTGAACGCCCTCCGCTCCGCCGTGATGCGCCTGTCCCGTCGGCTCAAGCATCAGCGGGTCGACGAGTCGCTGAGCCCGACCGAGATGTCGGTGCTCGGCACGCTCGCTCGTTGCGGTACGGCCACCCCCGGTGAGCTGGCCCGCAAGGAGCATGTGCAGCCGCCGTCGATGACCCGGATCGTCGCCCTGCTGGAGAGCAAGGGGCTGGTGAAGCTGGAGCCGCATCCCGAGGACCGGCGGCAGAAGGTGGTCACCCAGACCGAGCGGGCCGAGGCGATGCTGGAGGAGAGCCGACGCAAGCGCAACGCGTTCCTCGCGTCCCTGGTCGAGGGACTCGACGAGGAGGAGTGGGCCGCGCTCCGGACCGCCGCGCCGGTGCTGGAGAAGCTCGCGCACCTCTGA
- a CDS encoding HAD-IC family P-type ATPase, whose translation MTHIDAGTDLDPVHPTAASAPLDTRRARGLTAAEVAERVARGEVNDVPVRSSRSTVDIVRANVFTRFNAIIGVLWVIMLFVAPIQDSLFGFVILANTGIGIVQEWRAKKTLDSLAVIGEAKPTVRRDGAATPVGTSEIVLGDLIEIGPGDKIVVDGECVETDGLEIDESLLTGEADPVVKQPGDQVMSGSFVVAGGGAFTATKVGREAYAAQLAEEASRFTLVHSELRSGISTILKYVTWMMVPTAIGLIISQLIVKENDFKDSVARTVGGIVPMVPEGLVLLTSVAFAIGVIRLGRKQCLVQELPAIEGLARVDTVCLDKTGTLTEGGMDVTELRPLGGTDESYARRVLGALGTSDPRPNASLQAIIDAYPDGEDWRCTESLPFSSARKYSGAAFNEGDGDSSTWLLGAPDVLLPDDDPALTETERLNEDGLRVLLLARVTRELDDPEVATGAHPAALVVLEQRLRPDASDTLRYFEEQNVRAKVLSGDNAVSVGAVAGKLGLSGDVVDARRLPAERGEMATALDAGTVFGRVTPQQKRDMVGALQSHGHTVAMTGDGVNDVLALKDADIGVAMGSGSEATKAVAQIVLLNNSFATLPSVVAEGRRVIGNITRVATLFLVKTVYSVLLAILVVCWQVEYPFLPRHLTLLSTLTIGVPAFFLALAPNKERARPHFVRRVMRYSIPGGVLAAVATFATYLIARHHYTGEGALEAETSAATLTLFLISMWVLAIIARPYTWWRLGLVAAMGAGFLLVLVVPWLQDFFALRLVGTTMPWTAVAVAAGAGAILEFLWRWVDRRFPA comes from the coding sequence ATGACGCACATCGACGCGGGCACCGACCTCGACCCTGTGCACCCCACCGCCGCCTCGGCCCCCCTGGACACGCGACGGGCGCGTGGTCTGACGGCCGCCGAGGTGGCCGAGCGGGTGGCCCGCGGCGAGGTGAACGACGTACCCGTACGGAGCAGCCGCTCCACGGTGGACATCGTCCGCGCGAACGTCTTCACCCGGTTCAACGCGATCATCGGCGTCCTCTGGGTGATCATGCTCTTCGTCGCGCCGATCCAGGACAGCCTCTTCGGCTTCGTGATCCTGGCCAACACGGGCATCGGCATCGTCCAGGAGTGGCGGGCGAAGAAGACCCTCGACTCCCTGGCGGTGATCGGCGAGGCGAAGCCCACGGTCCGGCGGGACGGCGCCGCCACGCCGGTCGGCACCTCCGAGATCGTCCTCGGGGACCTGATCGAGATCGGGCCGGGCGACAAGATCGTCGTCGACGGGGAGTGCGTCGAGACCGACGGGCTGGAGATCGACGAGTCACTGCTCACCGGCGAGGCCGATCCGGTCGTCAAACAGCCCGGCGACCAGGTGATGTCGGGCAGTTTCGTGGTCGCGGGCGGCGGCGCGTTCACCGCGACCAAGGTCGGACGGGAGGCGTACGCGGCCCAGCTGGCCGAGGAGGCGAGCCGCTTCACCCTCGTCCACTCCGAGCTGCGCTCCGGCATCTCCACCATCCTCAAGTACGTCACCTGGATGATGGTCCCGACCGCGATCGGCCTGATCATCAGCCAGCTGATCGTGAAGGAGAACGACTTCAAGGACTCCGTCGCCCGCACGGTCGGCGGCATCGTCCCGATGGTCCCCGAGGGCCTCGTCCTCCTCACCTCCGTCGCCTTCGCCATCGGCGTCATCCGTCTCGGCCGCAAACAGTGCCTGGTGCAGGAGCTGCCGGCCATCGAGGGCCTGGCCCGCGTCGACACCGTCTGCCTGGACAAGACGGGCACGCTCACCGAGGGCGGCATGGACGTCACCGAGCTGCGCCCCCTGGGCGGGACGGACGAGTCGTACGCACGCCGTGTGCTGGGCGCCCTCGGCACGTCGGACCCCCGGCCGAACGCCTCCCTCCAGGCGATCATCGACGCCTACCCGGACGGCGAGGACTGGCGCTGCACCGAGTCACTGCCCTTCTCCTCGGCCCGCAAGTACAGCGGCGCGGCCTTCAACGAGGGCGACGGCGACTCCAGCACCTGGCTGCTGGGCGCCCCCGACGTCCTCCTCCCCGACGACGACCCGGCCCTCACCGAGACCGAACGGCTGAACGAGGACGGGCTACGGGTGCTGCTGCTGGCCCGGGTGACCCGGGAACTGGACGACCCCGAGGTCGCGACGGGCGCGCACCCGGCCGCCCTCGTCGTCCTCGAACAGCGGCTGCGCCCGGACGCCTCCGACACCCTGCGCTACTTCGAGGAGCAGAACGTACGGGCGAAGGTCCTCTCCGGCGACAACGCGGTGTCGGTCGGCGCGGTGGCCGGAAAGCTCGGCCTGAGCGGCGACGTGGTCGACGCCCGCCGGCTGCCCGCCGAGCGCGGGGAGATGGCGACGGCCCTCGATGCGGGCACCGTGTTCGGCCGCGTGACCCCCCAGCAGAAGCGGGACATGGTCGGCGCGCTCCAGTCCCACGGCCACACGGTGGCGATGACCGGCGACGGGGTGAACGACGTCCTGGCCCTCAAGGACGCCGACATCGGTGTGGCGATGGGCTCCGGGTCGGAGGCGACGAAAGCCGTGGCCCAGATCGTCCTGCTCAACAACAGCTTCGCGACCCTGCCGTCGGTGGTCGCCGAGGGCCGCCGGGTCATCGGCAACATCACCCGCGTGGCGACGCTCTTCCTGGTGAAGACGGTCTACTCGGTGCTCCTCGCCATCCTGGTCGTCTGCTGGCAGGTGGAGTACCCCTTCCTCCCCCGCCATCTGACCCTGCTCTCCACCCTGACGATCGGCGTCCCGGCGTTCTTCCTCGCCCTCGCCCCCAACAAGGAGCGGGCGAGACCGCACTTCGTCCGCCGGGTCATGCGCTACTCCATCCCGGGCGGCGTACTGGCGGCCGTGGCGACCTTCGCCACCTACCTGATCGCCCGCCACCACTACACGGGCGAGGGCGCGCTGGAGGCCGAGACCAGCGCCGCCACCCTCACGCTCTTCCTGATCTCCATGTGGGTGCTGGCCATCATCGCCCGCCCCTACACCTGGTGGCGTCTCGGTCTGGTCGCCGCGATGGGGGCCGGGTTCCTGCTGGTCCTCGTCGTCCCCTGGCTCCAGGACTTCTTCGCGCTGCGCCTGGTCGGTACGACGATGCCGTGGACGGCGGTCGCCGTCGCGGCCGGGGCCGGGGCGATCCTGGAGTTCCTGTGGAGATGGGTGGACCGCCGCTTCCCCGCGTAG